One Chaetodon trifascialis isolate fChaTrf1 chromosome 12, fChaTrf1.hap1, whole genome shotgun sequence DNA window includes the following coding sequences:
- the LOC139340796 gene encoding sorting nexin-4-like: protein MMMMADSGSSEEVAVIGNTDITSAESENNIINTMVERGTALLRKMEISVAEAEKRTGKNTVNMQETYTVYLIETRPAETVPEGGMPATPDTLWRRYSEFELLRTYLMVAFPYIIIPPLPEKRAEFVWHKLSADNLDPDFVERRRVGLENFLLRVASHPVLSNDKIFFLFLTEEKGWREEVLDTGFQDKVDSRLKSLSAMFRVKNPDKRFTALKHYSDELNTVISQLLRVRAKVADRLYGVYKVHGNYGRVFSEWSAIEKEMGDGLQSAGHHMDTYAASIDDILEEEEHYADQLKEYLFYTDAVRSVCRKHELIQYELEMAALDLSHKKQQKEELATGTVRIFSLKGMTSKLFGQESQEQRESKLAALEQSIQEGEEALKEKNTECLEFVQAAWEDIEHFKEQKDKDLREALISYAIMQISMCKKGIQVWSNAKECFNKM from the exons atgatgatgatggcagacTCTGGGAGTAGCGAAGAAGTAGCTGTGATCGGTAACACCGATATCACTTCAGCGGAATCCGAGAACAACATTATAAACACG atggtggaGAGAGGGACAGCCTTGCTGAGGAAAATGGAGATAAGTGTGGCGGAGGCAGAGAAGAGAACAGGGAAGAACACGGTTAACATGCAGGAAACCTACACAGTCTACCTCATAGAAACACG GCCAGCTGAAACTGTCCCAGAGGGAGGCATGCCTGCCACACCCGACACTTTGTGGAGACGCTACAGTGAGTTTGAACTCCTCAGAACATACCTCATGGTCGCCTTCCCCTACATCATCATCCCTCCACTGCCAGAGAAAAGG GCAGAGTTTGTGTGGCACAAGCTGTCAGCAGACAACCTCGACCCGGACTTTGTCGAGCGACGGAGAGTCGGCCTGGAAAACTTCTTGCTGCGCGTTGCATCACATCCTGTCCTCTCCAATGACAAaatctttttcctgtttctgacaGAG gagaagggatggagggaggaggttTTGGACACAGGATTCCAAGACAAG GTTGACTCCAGACTAAAGTCTCTGAGTGCCATGTTTAGAGTCAAGAACCCTGACAA GCGATTCACTGCACTGAAACACTACAGCGATGAACTGAACACTGTCATCTCTCAGTTACTCAGGGTGCGAGCG AAAGTAGCAGACAGGCTGTACGGGGTTTACAAGGTCCATGGTAACTACGGCAGAGTCTTCAG TGAGTGGAGTGCTATCGAAAAAGAGATGGGAGATGGACTTCAGAGTGCAGGCCACCACATGGACAC aTACGCTGCATCAATAGATGACAttttggaggaggaagagcactATGCAGACCAGCTGAAAGAGTACCTTTTCTACACCGACGCTGTCAG GTCGGTGTGTAGGAAACACGAGCTGATCCAGTATGAGTTGGAGATGGCAGCTCTGGACCTCAGCCACAAGAAGCAACAGAAAGAAGAGCTGGCCACCGGG ACGGTGCGCATCTTCTCTCTGAAGGGGATGACCAGTAAACTGTTCGGCCAGGAGAGccaggagcagagggagagcaagtTGGCAGCTTTGGAGCAGAGCAtccaggagggagaggaagcgCTCAAGGAGAAGAACACGGAGTGCCT AGAGTTTGTGCAAGCAGCCTGGGAAGACATCGAACATTTTAAGGAGCAGAAGGACAAAGATTTGCGTGAAGCACTAATCAGCTATGCCATTATGCAGATCAGCATGTGCAAGAAG GGAATCCAGGTGTGGTCCAACGCCAAGGAGTGTTTCAACAAAATGTGA